One Callospermophilus lateralis isolate mCalLat2 chromosome 13, mCalLat2.hap1, whole genome shotgun sequence genomic window, CTGACGGAAGATGTTGTTGAAAGGCTTTGGGCCTATATAGATAACATTCTACATAGCAGAAAATTGCAGAATCTTTTCAAGAATGGAAAGACAATCAATCTTCAGATCTCCCTCGTCAAGGTAACTTGTGAACATTCAGGAAATTTCAGGTGACTTATTGATTTATTTCAAGTGGTCTGGACTGTGCTAATAAGCTTTTTATAATATGTAATGTTAAAGAAGAGCTTAGACTGGCACaattgtgcacacctgtaatcctagaggtttgggaggttgaggcaggaggatcatgaattcaaagccggccttagcaactcagcgagatcctatctttaaataaaaatattaaaaaggactggggatgtggctcagtggttaagtgcccctgggttcagtcaatAAATAAGAGCTTAGAACTATTTCAGAACAGATTTTGATTACCTTTTTAATtggaaaaagtagccagcaaattATGCTAGTCTTAATTTTTACCTTCAATAcagaggattaaactcaggggcactttaccacttagctacattccagcccttttaatctcttattttgagacacagcctcactaaattgcccaggctggcctggaacttgtgatcttcctgcctcggctCCTGGCTAGCTAAGATTACAGGTGTTTGCTACAACCCCTGGCCCTCAAAGGTTTTTGACTGAAAGTAATTTTGAAAGCTGAAGTCAGAGATGTGAATTTCATTGTCAGCATAGTACTTTGAAATGCCATGAGAATAGCTGATTACACAAGGACTACTACTAAGGAGTATTTTGTATGGGACAGGCTCAAAGAGGTTACATAACTTGCCTCCCATCACGTGGGTGGTATGAGGTAGAGTTGGAATTTGAACCAGCTGGAGCTGATCACAAAGCCTGCCGTCAGATCAAAGCCTCACCCTCATGGGTGCATGGGCAGAGGGGAAGTAAGTGGAGGAGAATGCCATGAGCTGCAGGTGGTTCTTGGGATGAGGCCCTCCACTGTGTGCTTTGAAGTAACAGACAGTGGGTCATTCTGAACCATCCTttggagcatggaaggaatatTTAGAACATCTCAATGTTCAAGAAACCACACTTACTACACTTAAATTTTTAAAGTGGGAGATATTTTTACTGATGAGCCCATGGGGGTACATTGACTTCTAAGGACTCAGCATGTCTGCTGCAGCTTTCCAGAGCAGCCCTGAAGTTCGGAGTCAGCCTTGCTATGTGGAAGTCACGGTGCTTCTCGTAGGTAGCGTAGCATCCTGGACAGGTTGGATTCTTACCTCCCATAAGGAGCGAGTCACTCTGCCTATCAGTGAATTTAGGAATCTGCTTGGCTCTCATTTCTTTTGTCTTTGAATTTTGGAATTTTGAGAGCAGCAGATAGTGGGTCTGCTGTATAGTGATAAGCAGTGACTGGCAATTTGCTTTCCTTTAtagagtatctttttttttttttttttttttttaaagaaggaaacATATAATTGACTATAAAAACATGTCAGATCACACGGTCATGATCCAAGTGCCACTGTCTACCTACCTGGTATTATCAGAGCTGAGTTAACAGATTCAGGGGCTGAGAAGAAGTGACTGCTGACATTTAAACCTTTTAAAGCCTAGCTTTTAAAAAATGGCgagcaaacctacaaaggcactaaTCCTGTTTGGAGTTGATACTGGCAAAAGGTGGGTGTGTGAATGAATCAAAGCAGGCGCTTGGCTGCTTTTCAGTGCTCTAAGCAAATGTCAAGTTCACGTAGATATGATAGGCTGGACATCTCTTTCTTACCACATGTGGGAGAAGAACGAGCTGATTGGTTCTGTGGTACTATTTTGTGTAATTACGAATTTAGGGAAGTAATgagctttctttctctcttaatCTCAGATCATCAATGAGAGAATAGCTGAGTTCTCTCTTTCAGGATCCCAAAGAAACATCTCTGCTGTCCTGAGCAGCTGCCGGGGCATCCTCTCGACGCCTGCCCTGGCTGTCATCTACACGGCCAAACAAGAACTGCTGGTGGCCTTGCTGAGCCAGTTGTGCTGGTCAGCCTGTAGGCAGCCAGAGGGAGCTGTGGCAGTCCCACTACTTGAGGTCATTCACCTGGCCCTGGGCCACTACCTCTTGATTCAGCAGCAGCAGGCGAACCCAAGACGTGTCTTTGGGGAAGTGACCGGGCACCTGCTCCAGCCCTGCCTGATCCTGAGGCACCTTCTCTCTGGGGGCACCTGGACACAGGCTGGCCAGGGCCAGGTGCCCCAGGTGCTCAGCCGGGAAGTCAGGAGTAAGCTTGAGGCTGTGCTTCGAGGGGGAGTTTTTCAGCCTGATATGCTCTCTTCCTACACAGAGGAGCTCCTGGGCCAGCAGCAAAGAGACACAAAGATCGGGACCCCAAAGAGTCTTCTCACTCCCCTGGACACAGTGGTGACCGGACTGCTGGATGCTGGCCACTGTGAACTGCACCTTCATGCCACCGTTGTGGCCACCTCGGTCGCTGTGTTGTACAAGCTCTTTCTGGATTCTTACCTCAAGGAAGGAAACCAGTTTCTCTGCTTCCAGGCTCTCCCCAGGCTGTTTGGCTGCCTGCGAATTTCACACCTTCAAGAGGAGCCAGGGAAAGCCATGTCCATACCAGATTGGACCACAGAGCTTCTGGTAGTGGAGCAGCTGCTAAGCTCCGTGGCTAGCAGCAGCATCTACAATGTGGCTACTGACAGGATCCGACACGGGGAGGCGCAGTTCCACTTCTACCGTGGGGTGGCTGAGCTGTTGATAAACCACCCACAAGCACCTGTGCCAGCCTGGTTCCGCTGCCTCAAGATTTTGATATCTCTCAATCATTTGATTTTGGAGCCAGATCTAGATGACCTGTTGTCTTCAGCTTGGATTGATGCGGAAGTAACAGAGTTTCGAACCAAAAAAGCCCAGGAGGTGCTTATTCACACCCTCTTCCAGACATATGCCAAACTCCGACAGGTGCCACGGTTGTTTGAGGAACTTTTGGGAGTGATCTGCCGTCCAGCTGCAGAGGCACTGAGGCAGCCTGTGCTGGCTGCGGGCCCCTCTGCTGCACTCTGTGCATGCCTCCTGGAACTGCCACCAAGTCAGGTCCTGGACATGTGGTCCCTTGTGCTGGACAAGTTCCAGTCTTTAATCCTGCCCTGTTTGCAAAGTGATGTTGACATGGCCCTGAAGTCCTTGTCCCTCAGCTCACTGCTACACTGCGTCATGTTCAACATGCCCACCCTGGACAGTAGCACACCCCTGCCTGTCATCCGGCGGGCACAGTGTATGATGGAGAGGGTGCTGGGAGAGCTCGTGAAGCCCCTTCTGGCCTTTCTCCTGGACACCCCAGGCCCAGAGTCTGAGCTGTGGCTACAGAAGGTGAGTGACTCTGCACTCCTGCTGTCTTATACCTGGGCCCAGGTGGATGCCATGCTCAGTttgaactgtggccagtattgctCTGTGGCTGGGACCCAGCTGGAGATCTCCAACTGCCCTTCGTTACTCCCAGGTGTGGAAACACGGCTTTGGAAGAAGGTCGAGAAGTTTACAGCCCAGTCCAAATCTCTTGGTAGATATTGCTTGGAACAGCTCTACCTGCAGAAAATGAGAAGGACACTAATGCAGACTAGCTCCCGGTCCGAGCAAGTCCTCCAGACTTTGAGGTGTGATGCTGCCTACATTCTTGGTTCTGGCAGGGGCAGCTTGAGTTTAAGGATGACAGCTTCCTGGGACGGGCAGGTAGGAACAGTGAGTGCATCTACATATCCTGCAGCACACTGGCACTTGTTAGTGTCAAACCTCCCAATATTAATATCCTACTTATGTCTGGATGATGTCAGATACCTGGCCAGGGTCCTGTTAAGAACTTTGCCAACCAGCCAAGCCCAGGGAGCCTCTGCAGATGAAGAGCCATCCATCACACTTGAGCGAGTGTCCACATCCCTCCTTCATAGCCCTCTCTTTCCAGAGGTGCAGTCCCTCCATTCTGCCTTCCTGAGGAGCGTAGCTACAAGGTGTTCCAGTATTCTGTGCTCTGGTTCCCAGAGTGGCCCGGGTTCTCTCAGCCAGCAGTTACCCTGGCTTTTGGAAAAGGACCACACAGTTATGGCTCACTGGGAATCCAGATTTGCAAAAGCTGGACCTGAAGGTGTAGAACCAAGAGGAGAAATTGCCCAGAACTTTCTGTCCCTGCTCAAGAGTGACTTTCCCATCCAGCTGGAGGATGAACAGTTAGGAGACCTCCTGGGGCTTCTGAACATTATTTCTGCTCTGCACCTGGACAGCCTCTTGCCACCCCATCATCTGCATTACTTTCTTTTGCTACTGACCATGGCTGTCAGCACACAGGGGCGTTCCTGTTCCTCCCTGGCCCTCCAGTTCCTGACGACCTGCTACCAGCTTCTTGGTTGCCTGCAGAGGGGAAGGAATGCCCGCTGTGTGTTCAGGGTCATGTACGTCAGTGATATTTTTGAGATTGTGCTAACCTCGTTGTTGCCAACCAGTGGTGGATTCTGCCTTGAAGTGGATGACCCCTCTTGGCTGCAGTTCCTCCAGGTGGTGGGGTCATTCTTGGAGCAGCTAATGCAGATGCTCATCCAGAGCAGACTGAGCTTGGTGCTCAATTTTGGGAAAATCACCACATTCCTCTCAAGGTGTAAATTGCATACTGAGGCAGCTTTCAGTGAGCAGTTGGGAAACCAGAGCCCTCTGAGCAGCCAGCTGCTTCTGGTGTGTCTAACCAAGTTGTGCCAAGTCCTGGGGCCTCTTGTCAAGGACCGGAGGCAGCTGCAGGAGGCACCAGCATCACTGCCCGAGTTGCTGCAGCAGGCTATGCTGCAGATGGCCACTGGTCTGCAGCCATGCTTGGTGCCAGGGACCAGGGGCCACTGCCTGCCCTTAGCCCTCCTCTCGGCTGTTGCCACGCTTTTGGAAGTGGACCTAAGCCAGCACCCAGATTGGGTTGGGATTGCACAAGGGATGGACAGAGTAGTGCCCACCAACGCTGCCCTCTACCGGAGTGTTTACTCCCGACTGCTGTTGGAGTTGCCAGCCCTGGCAAGGGACACTCTGTCTTTCCAGGCAGCTTTGCAGTTTCTAACTCTGTTCTTTTCGGCCCCTGTGCTCCATCCCCCAGAAGGACCTGTTTTTGTCTCTATACTTCATGCCGTGAGGACAGTTCTTGCAGGTAAGATGTCTTCTCCTGAGCAGGGGCTTGGGCAGCTGGAGCCCTGTCACCAGCATGCCTCTCCTTTTGGTCAAGGAGTGATACCTGCTGTCTTTGCAAGGTGCCCCACAGGGACAGTGGGAAGGGTGCCCTCCCAGTGCTGGCCCCAGGGTTTCCTTTTCTGTTTACACCGCAGGCAGGCATGAACAGTGGGTCTGTGGCTCTCCCACAGCACAGCACGGCCTGCAGGTGTGCCCCTTAGTGCCTTGTTCCTCACTGACTCTGGAGAaggtcctgtgtgtgtgtgtgtgtgggggggggggtttcCTTAGtactgggactgaacccagggcctcacatccaCTGGGCAGATGCTTCACcgctgctctgctctgctggcCCTTGTGTGTGTTTTGAAATCTAGCCCCCCTTTCTCTTTTGGCCTTTATCTGGCTATGGATGCCTGGCATTAGTTAATTTCACCCTCCCTAGACTCTCAGGGCTATAccttgattttgttttttgattttgtgtgtgtgtggtgcttggGATTTAACTCAAGACCTTGTGtaggtgaggcaagcactctactaactgagctatatccccagcccttgattttTAATAGATGTAAAATCTGCCAACTCAAAAAATTGCAAATGGCTCAGTTTGTAGGGGCCTCCTATGGCTCCTTAATGACAGTGCCACCTTCCCAGCCCCACTCCTCATGCTGCCTGTGGCTCATTGCAGGATGTTAGTGGAGGTTGCCCTATGGACCAGCTAGCCAGGACCTCAAACAGCTCAGCGAGAAAGAGCTGGTGTCTCCCTCCATCTCAGGGCTGAGGTTAATGGGTCACTGAAACCCTACAATGATAACTACGGAGGCGCTTTAGAACTAGTGGGCAAGCATCAGTGTTAAGCCAGAATCCCACAACATAAAAGTGCTAAATGTGCTATCATTACAACTACAGAAAGTGTACATGTATGTATACAAGGGTTGGAAGCACATGCAGAACTTAGAACAGCCATGTGTTCAAGTGTTGTGGCAATGCCATGCTCTCTTCGTATACCATTTTCACACTGATGTAGTAATGGATAAACACTTTTCTTCTATGACTTAGTTTACTATAAGCAAGGATAGATTAGTGGTTTTGAGCGCCTCTTTCAAGCCTATGTAAAAACAAGTAGATAATGCAATAAGAAATCATGAAAATCTATTACAGTCACtagtatataaaaataatatggaCCTTTAATTCTCTCCAAAGGCTAAGAAAGGTTAGTGGGTCCAGAGTCTGTCCTGTTTTAAGACAGCTCACCATGGTTGGCATAGGGCTTTGCTAAAGGACTGGGCTAGGACAGTCTTGTCTTTATAGTACTGGGGACTCAACCCaggatgctctaccattgagctacacctacagaacctttttgttttgttttgagacagagccttgctaagttgctgaggctggccttgagcctgtgatcctcctgtctcagcctcctgagtgtctAAAATTGCAGTCATGGCCACCACACCCACCTAAGACAAGTCTTTTGAGGTGAAGCTGAGGATTTGGGCCCAGCCTGACCCTCAGTATGTGCTGAGCTCCCTTTTCCACAGAGAAGCTGTGAGGGTCAGTGGGGCCTTGGAAGTAAAGCCACCTGGTCTGCCTGGGTCTGTGCCAAATCTGAAGTTGGTCTGAACAAGGCTGCCATTGTCAGTGCCCTTCTTCTCCAGCTGGACTGTGGGTCAGCTGAAGGAGCTCAGCATGATGTTGTATCTTCCTGTCAGCTAGTCTTTCAAGGAGTGGTGTTCCCCTTCCTACAGGGGTTAACACTAAGCCTTTCACTCAGACCAGCAGTAGCCTCCTATGTGGGCTTCCCAGGCAACAGCAGCTGGGGTCTGGAGCTCTGGCCTCTTTGCCCTTTTGTTAACAGAATGTCTTATCCCCCATCCCCTGCAAGCCGTGGCAAGTTGAGGCAGTCTTTAAGCTCTGACTCTTGTGTCCTTGTGCAGGTAGTGCCTCTGACCTCAGGACAGAGCCTCAGCTATGGTGAGACCAGTGTGCTGCCTGTCCCTATTCCAGCCCTCACACCTGAGCCATGTGACTGTCCAAGGAAGTGCCAGAGTAGAGAGCCATCCGGAGAGATGCCATGCAAGGAGTGGCTCAAGGCACTAGCAAGGAACAGGGAATGTAAAGGTGGTCTCAGAGAACTGAAGAGTGGCCACACAGGTTACCTTGTGGAGATCCCTGTCTCCTTAGTGGCTCAGGTGTGGCTTTTGGCTTGGACACATGAGCCTTTATGAAGAATCCTTCCTGGCAGTGAACGACTTCCTCCCTGGGGTCACAGAAGCCAGCTTTACCGTTGGTCCTTCTGGGTGTAGAACTGTCTCCTGCTCTGAAGCAGTGAGCCGCTGGCTTTGGTCTGAGAAGTGACAGCGTCTTCGTGGATCCCAGGAGAGAGGCCATGAGATTCTAGACACCCAGCCAGGACTTGGGGACACCACGCAGCCAAGCCTAGCTGTGTGAAGGGTGGTGGGCGGGTGGAGGGGAGCATGCACGAGAGGGCTCACCATGGCATCCTCCTCTTTGCCAGCTGCAGGAGTATGCTGTAGTGCCTACTTCACTAATGAGGGGATTAAGGCTGAGTGGCCAGGAGTTAGGGTCTCACAGCTTGTAGGAGACTCAGACCTACCTCTGTCTCATAGAATTTCTGGTCCCTTGCCCCCAGCTCTGAGAGTAGTGGGCACACACTGGCCAGTGGAAGGCATTCTGGCAAGATGGGGTGGTCAGTCAGCTGGAGGATCAAGCTGGGGCCAGAGAAGGAAGGCTGGAGGACTCAGGTGGCATTCTTGGGGGTTAAGTTTCTCTTGCTCTTTCCAGTACTCCTGTCTAGTGAAAAGTACATTCCCACTCCTGCCCCTAACTGAATTTATATGACTCACCAAGGAAATAGGCACCAGTTGCCAGGCTGCCAAGGGCAGAGTGCACTGTTGCTGAGCCTGCTGTTGGTGACTGGCATGTGTACTGTGTGTGCACACTTCGCCTGGTGTAGCTCTATGTCAGTTGCACCGCCAGGGTTGTGTTCACCAGCACTTGAGTGTCCCAGGCCCCTCGAGCTGGGATTGCTAGTCTGCGTGGCTGCTCACAGCCTCCCACAGCCACTCTGGCTTTTGTCCCTTCTTTACACCTTGGATTCTTTTCCTACAGATCCTGCCATCCCTGCTCTGGCTGCCCAGGACATTGAGCCTCACTTGGGAGCCCTATTCACCCAGATGTTGGAGGCTGGGACGATGGAGGACTTTGGGCTGGTGGTCCAGTCTGTTCTCCAGGGACTGGACATCCGTCATATGTGGATGGCAGACCTGCAGGCAGGTACCCTCCCTCTGCCTGCATGGCAGGCTCACATATTGTCGGCCAGTGGGCTTGTTTAGGATTCCATTCATCCTTAAAGTAAGCAAGCACATCCCCGCTGAGAACAGAAGCTCAGCCATGGGAGGAACCCTTGATTTCAAAGGGGACTGTCCTAGGTTACAAACTGCCTTCTTACCCTACAGAAGCTAGGTGTGACACACACGCATACTGACTCACGGAATGCTTAAATTCCACCTGTTCGCTACACTTCCGTGAAGACAGCCTGACATGAGCACAGTCCACAGGCCAGCACTGCAGAAGCATGTAGTCCCACAGCCCAGTGCAGGTCCTAAGAAAGCCCTTGTGGCACGGCCTACTGGGAATGACTCACACACAGCACTGGGGTATTGGAATCAGCTCCTCTGGGTGGTCCCAGGCATTGACTGCAGAGAAACTTTGTCACATGGAGCTGACAGTTGGTGACCAGGACTATAGCCATGGCCTCTGGTCCAGCTGCCTTCACTCCTGGTCCTAGTTGATGCCTTGTGATCAGTTTTGATTGGGTGGGAGGGGAGCTAGGGAGGGTAATTTGGGAATTCTGGGGAAGAATGGGGGGGGTCCAGGGATAGCACAGTTTCTTGGTGGGCACAAGGGCTCTACCTAGCCACTCCCCTGCCTGCGCACTGACCCATCTCTGGAACTTGGACTGTGTTTCTGGAGCACACTTCGGCCTCTGGACTTTGGGGCTTCCTCTAGCAAATCGAGGCAATTTAGCTCCAGGTTTCTATGTGGATCAGCCAGTCAGAGGTCTTCAGGAGGAGGGAGGCTTGAACTGAGGGTTGAAGAATGGCAGGATTTGGGGGATAGGAGGAGAAGCACAGTGCAGGCAGTGTGCTGGTCTGCCAGAGCAGAGGGTGGGTGGGGGAGGAAGTGGCTAGGCATGAGGCCTTTAGGGGCAGGGGTGTGGGAGTACATGGGTTTGCGAGTGCACAGCCAGAGAGAGGTGAGTGGGGCTAGTGGCCAAGAGCAGCAGCAGGATGTGGACCAGGGGTGTGGGGCTGCACAGTATTAGGGAAGAAGAGGCTGTCATGAGGCCAAAACCCAAGGTGTGATGTGCTTGGTGGGCAGTAGGTGCCTGTTCACCCATGCTGTGGCTTGAGGCCAGCACCTGGGCCATGGCACTTCACCCAGTGTCTTCTTCCAGCCCCTCCTATCTGAAAACTGGTACTCCTGCTCTGAGGGACAGCCAGCGTCCTCCACAGAGTCTTGGTGAATGACTGAGTTCATTGTCCTGGCCCCTTTGTgagcctggctgagaggctcctgAAAGGCCCCACTTTGCCAGAGCTGTGCTCGCCTCCCTGCCTCTAGATCCTGGTGAGAACTCACCCTTAGGCCTTGTCACTGCCCTCGGCATGGCTCTCAGGGCTCTTGGGTCAAGGTATCAGCGGCAATGAAGGTTCCTCCCCCAGGTTGGGAGCTGTCCACGCTGAGTGCCCCCCTTGTTTCAGGCTGTTTTGTCTGCTGTTGGATTGCTCAAGCTGCTACTAAGCTGCCCACTCAGTGGAGAGAAAGCGAGCCTGTTGTGGCGTGCATGTCCCCAGATAGTCTCGGCTCTGACGGTGAGTGGCCTCTGGGGATGTGCTTTCCTGCTCTTCCCCTCTTCCCTGAAGACAGCCAGCATGGGGCTCTGGCTTGGGGTAGTGTTTTTGGGTGCTTCCTGCTGGTGGCTGTGAgctgcagcccagtttgtgtttcccGTCTGCAGTCCTGGCATGGGGATGGGGAAGGAGGCATGAGAAGCACTGGGTGACGTGACTCagggaggaggggctggggcttgCTTCATCCCCACAGATGTGCTCAATGCAGAATGTGTGTGCATTGGAGGGGGTGTAAGCCTGCGGCACTGTGAGGGAGATGCCCCTGGAGTGGCTGCTAGTGTCAGGGACAGGAGGGTCCTGTGTTGTCTTCCCCGGGACCTATGTCCAGCGGTCACTTGACTTTGTTTCACTTGAACAAAACCCTAGTTCAGTTTGGTCCAGGCTTGGCACTTCCACCCTGGGATGAGCCTGACCAGAACCTCCTGGCTATGGTGCCCAGGGCAGTGTCTGTTTCACCATTGTCCCCAGTGCTGCTTGGCCCTGCTATCTAAGGGATGTGCTCTGGGTCTAAGTACACCCTGAGAGAGGATATGGAGAGTGGCCCTCACCCACCATGTGTTTCCCGAGTCTGCACCATGGTTGAAGCAGGTGGTTCCCGCATGTGTGCTGCTCATCCCTAGTGGAAGGCCTGTGGGGGGTCGGGTGCTGATGGCGTGTGGTCATCTGCATGCCGCGCAGGTTGGAACCACTTCACTTTTTTCATGTGTGGCAAGCCCTCTGCATGGCCAGCACAGCAGGGGCCCTTAGTGTCAGAGACAAGGCGCAGGGTGTCCCTGGTGAACTTGGGGAGGGTTCAAGCTGTCCCTTTTCTCCAGTCTGTTCTCTTTATTTTCTGGAACAATGATTAGACATCTTTGATGGGATTTATAAGAAGTTTAAAAAGTCATGTTTGGTCCCAGACGTGGAACTGATGGCCTGTTTTGGGAAAATGCTATCATGTGTGTCTGATGTCTAGTTTTCTTGTGGGAACCTGGATTTGTCAACTCCTTTGTGAAAACAGCTTCTCTGTGCAGTAGATGAGTCCAGCAAGAAGTGTCTGCATTCACAGCAGGTGCCTTGGGTGTGACTGGCCTCCTTGACCCTTCACCAGTTCATTTAGAGCATGGACGGTTTCCTCTGCCTGCTAGTGCTCAGcattcgtgttgtttcttggagAATCAGTTTTGCTCTCTTCCTTTACCTCTCTCAACCTGTAGCTGCAAAGCCGAGAGGCTTGTCAGGAGCGGCCCGTGGTCCTCACAGTGGTTGAACCTGTTCTAGATGTCCTGGCTCTCCTGCTGCGGCAGGGCGAGGAGGCCATTAGCAACCCCCACCACGTCAACCTGGCCTTCAGTATCCTGCTGACAGTCCCTCTGGATCACCTGAGGCCACCAGAGTATGGCAGAGTCTTCTTGGGGCTACACAATGTGCTCTTCTCCATCCTGCAGTGTCATCCAAAGGTGAGGGGGCAAGGGTGCCAGCAGTCTCCACAGCATGGGCAGGGGACTCCAGCCTTCAGCAGGGCACACAGCCTGACCTGCAGGGTGCTCTGCTAAGCAAACTGGCTCCAGGAAGTTCCAGGCTTTAGACGAGCACTGGGCTCTGTGCGTTCTTTGCTGAGTCTAGCACATCAAATGGTGCTCGTTACTGATATTCAAGGGCTCATGTTTGAATAGACCCCTGCTATGCTGAAGTCTCTTAGGCTCAAGTTTGAGTGGGTGGAGTACTGAGGTCCCTGGCTCTGGTTTCAGAGTAGACTGACTGCTTTTGGTGCTTCACAACGCAGCAGAGCGCACTCACTGCCTACCTGCTGCCTCCCCAATTCCTGGCCTGCAAGGGAGGCAGTCACCCCTCTGGTGGTGAAGCAGTGGAGGTCAGCACTGGGATGTCCTGGGCCAGGGCTCTAAGGCTCACTGCATGCAGTGGGGACTCCCGAACATGAAGTACTTGCATCTTCACAAGCATCCAGGTATTCTCCAGGGTTCGGCAGTTCTGGGGAGACCTGCCAGCAGCACGGTTTTTCAGACAGATCATCTCTGGCAAGCTAAGCACTTACCAAGTTGGGCTTACTCCAGAGCCTTCCCCAGCCAGCCATCATCCGTGGCCCTGCCTCTCCTGTCAGGTCTTGTCAGTTGCACCTGCAGTGCCAGTCAGTCACAATCCAAGGCTGTGGAGTTTTGCAAGAGATGGAGGATTTCCTGAAGTGGTGACATGCGAAGAGGCTGTGTGGATCTATGAAACTACGATCACATGAGCATTCAGCAGACCTAGACAGGAACATGGGAGCGTTTTGTGATCCGAACATTAGGCAATGGGAGGACACACAGGTGACCACAGTGTGAGTCCACACTGGCACAGATGCCCACTATTCTCAGGGACACCTGAGGGTGCAGCGGAAGGCTGGCTGCCAGTGCCACGGTTGGCGGCCACGTGTCTTGTCTCAGTCCTTGTGAGAGCTCGTCATTGTCCTCGTTTGCTGAGGAGGAagctgagacacacacacacagaggccagATGACTTGTTGCAGTCATGTGAGGAGGTGGTTTGGAGGGTCTGCTCCTGGATTTGTGGCTTTTCACCTTAAGATGACAGAGGGTCAGGAGAGGCTGGGGAGTGGCAGCTCTTGGGGATGCTGGCAGAGCCCGCCTTTCTGTGGCCGTGCAGTGACATGACCTGTGCAGTGCTGCTCAGAGTGTTGCTGGATACTCACAAAAGACACTAGTCAGTCCCACGCTTGAGTCACAGCAGGGCAATGCTGTCCAGTAAAGGGTTCAGTGGCTTCTGTATAGTCCAGCACAGTGACCACTGGCCTCCTAACAACATGGCCATGTGTGGTCTGCAGACTGGTCTGACTCAGAGATGCATACCTAGCTGTACTTAGCGTGTGCACTGGTTTAACCTGAGTATTACACTGCATGGTACTGCCTGGGGACGGCACATGTGTGcacatgtggtgtgtgtgtgcacatcgtCCGGGGCTGCCTTGGCAGTGTG contains:
- the Urb2 gene encoding unhealthy ribosome biogenesis protein 2 homolog isoform X2 — its product is MAAVYSGISLKLKSKTTSWEDKLKLAHFAWVSHQCFLPNKEQVLLDWARQSLVAFYKKKLELTEDVVERLWAYIDNILHSRKLQNLFKNGKTINLQISLVKIINERIAEFSLSGSQRNISAVLSSCRGILSTPALAVIYTAKQELLVALLSQLCWSACRQPEGAVAVPLLEVIHLALGHYLLIQQQQANPRRVFGEVTGHLLQPCLILRHLLSGGTWTQAGQGQVPQVLSREVRSKLEAVLRGGVFQPDMLSSYTEELLGQQQRDTKIGTPKSLLTPLDTVVTGLLDAGHCELHLHATVVATSVAVLYKLFLDSYLKEGNQFLCFQALPRLFGCLRISHLQEEPGKAMSIPDWTTELLVVEQLLSSVASSSIYNVATDRIRHGEAQFHFYRGVAELLINHPQAPVPAWFRCLKILISLNHLILEPDLDDLLSSAWIDAEVTEFRTKKAQEVLIHTLFQTYAKLRQVPRLFEELLGVICRPAAEALRQPVLAAGPSAALCACLLELPPSQVLDMWSLVLDKFQSLILPCLQSDVDMALKSLSLSSLLHCVMFNMPTLDSSTPLPVIRRAQCMMERVLGELVKPLLAFLLDTPGPESELWLQKVSDSALLLSYTWAQVDAMLSLNCGQYCSVAGTQLEISNCPSLLPGVETRLWKKVEKFTAQSKSLGRYCLEQLYLQKMRRTLMQTSSRSEQVLQTLRCDAAYILGSGRGSLSLRMTASWDGQVGTVSASTYPAAHWHLLVSNLPILISYLCLDDVRYLARVLLRTLPTSQAQGASADEEPSITLERVSTSLLHSPLFPEVQSLHSAFLRSVATRCSSILCSGSQSGPGSLSQQLPWLLEKDHTVMAHWESRFAKAGPEGVEPRGEIAQNFLSLLKSDFPIQLEDEQLGDLLGLLNIISALHLDSLLPPHHLHYFLLLLTMAVSTQGRSCSSLALQFLTTCYQLLGCLQRGRNARCVFRVMYVSDIFEIVLTSLLPTSGGFCLEVDDPSWLQFLQVVGSFLEQLMQMLIQSRLSLVLNFGKITTFLSRCKLHTEAAFSEQLGNQSPLSSQLLLVCLTKLCQVLGPLVKDRRQLQEAPASLPELLQQAMLQMATGLQPCLVPGTRGHCLPLALLSAVATLLEVDLSQHPDWVGIAQGMDRVVPTNAALYRSVYSRLLLELPALARDTLSFQAALQFLTLFFSAPVLHPPEGPVFVSILHAVRTVLADPAIPALAAQDIEPHLGALFTQMLEAGTMEDFGLVVQSVLQGLDIRHMWMADLQAGCFVCCWIAQAATKLPTQWRESEPVVACMSPDSLGSDAAKPRGLSGAARGPHSG